The Capsicum annuum cultivar UCD-10X-F1 chromosome 3, UCD10Xv1.1, whole genome shotgun sequence genomic sequence CATTCAAATGAagataaaaataccaaaacacatTTCTTGAATTACAATTCCTCACCTTATGGACCCCAGCAGGTACACTTGCATCCATGAACTCTTACAACATGGacctctttttaatttttattggctTTTGCAATTTTTGCTtgtatattttcttagaattttttatattattaagtacCTCTTTAgcgtaatatttttattttattagccttcatttttaaaaatatacaacTGAATAAATTTGTTATAAATAGGGATTAATATCTTAGACAATAGGTATAAATGGACTTTGGTTTAGtcacaattttaaatttaaaattttgagtttttgaagttgtGATGAAACttgaaaactttaaatttttgcGAGTGgaaatctaaaatttttatttgtgcCGATTTTAGGAACTTGATCAAAAAGATtatgttttcaaaaattgatcaaaatttcaTGGCTaaacaaatatctaaaaataaatttaaagtacttCCCAAATTCATCGCAAATGTGACAGAATAAATTGCGAAAAAGGTTAATACAACGTCTTAAACTAATTAggatatttcatttattttctctaCTTTAATTAGTTAAGTTAAccataataaatattatatttcctGTAATTATACCAATTGACCTCAAGTAGAAATTGTCTAAGATATTATGGTTTGTTGAGTAAATGTGTACAATTTAAATAGTTtgctatatattttaaaattacattaaaaaaatactacaaatcataataattaacaccttaaaatattgtaattaatatattttgtttatatatacTTGGTCAACACATTCTTTTCACGTTGGGCCCGTGCTAACACGGCCATACTCCTCTAGTAATCATAGAACTATTTGTTTAAACTATCATTTAGTTCTCCTGAGATGTCAAACTTAATTAGCATTCAACGTAATTGAAACCTCTCCGGAAAGACTAGAGGCATATAATGCAGAAATATACAAGCCAACTTAGCTGTAAGCATTTTAATTTTGAAAGTGTATATCTAGGAATCTCAATTTGGTATCAACAGTCAACTACACATTCTAACTCATCCCAAATATGTCTCGTGCACACCCGATACCGATATGACGAATAAATTTTGAAGGTCTCGATgatcattttgtaagttggagCATTCAACTGACATAGTAGAGATGATCAAGTTGATGCGTATAGATGTACACTCTTACCGTTGAATTGCTAACATGCTAGCAgaaattgagtttgaaatagTTGTTTGTATATCATGCCAAAAATAAATGATGTAATGGATGTAGCATTTCGAAATTACATGTAAATATTATGTAAGATGTGATTACTCAACCATAATGACACAACCcaaagtaaaaaggaaaaaagaaatggAGCACAGGCCAAGTGGAAATGTGAAGTCTGCTTCATAATCTATTGCTCTTGCATTTTATTTAATAGTAAGTCAGCTCCCATCGGCCATCTCCATGTCTCAGCATTTTCAAACacttgtattatatttttatcaattttgaacatCAATTATTACACATTTTTAAGTGCATGTGTTCCTCAAAACTCTCCCCACTTCATTCAATGctcttatttctttattcataTTTGACTTTCCGAGTTTTCCTCTTGAAAAACCTTCAGTTATCTCATATCTAGCCTCTTCCTCCTACAGAAAAAAATTTCTCCACCTTTCTTTATGATCATATGGATCGCTTTTCGTGACTTTTCTTGCCATAGCCATAGATTGCAGTCGCTTTTTCCTTTGTTAGGACTCTCTTGTTTTCACTCATTTAGTCCAGAACGCACAACAAAAAAGCCAACCAAAATCCAGGATGTAATAGACGAGTTGGACCATTTTCCTTGCTTGAATCTAGTTCAATCCATAAATACATACAATTTCATTTCTAGTTCATGGTCAATATCCTCAAACCAATAAAACACGTCATATTATTTACGGTGCTCATGGATGCAGCAGCACAGAAGCACATGTCCATTCATGAATCGCAAATTCTTTTTTCATTCAAAAACCAGCAGCGTAACATTAGTGTAACGCAAATATCTCCTATGGGTGCAGTTTCAGAAGGTGGATTCCCAATAATTGGCGTCGCAATGTTAGGAATCATGGCTATAGGTTTCTTGCTTGTCAGCTACTATATCTTTGTCACAAAATGTTGCATCAACTGGCAACAATTCGACCCTCTAAGGCGCTTTTTCAATACGTGGACACGCCAATATGAAGACCCTTTAATGGCTTATTCACCATCAAGAGAAAGCAGAGGACTTGATGAATTGGTGATACGAGAAATCCCAACTTTTCAGTACAACAGAAACAGAGTTGGTGAAAGAAGTTTTAGGAGATGTGTGGTTTGTTTGAATGAGTTTAAAGAAGATGAAATGCTAAGACTTCTTCCTAAATGTAGCCATGCTTTCCACTTGGATTGCATTGACATTTGGCTTCAAAATAATGCTAGTTGTCCTCTTTGTAGAACTAGCATTTTAGGTAATACAAATAAACATCCACTTGATGTTATTGTTGCACCAAACTCATCACCTCAAGATCCTCATATTCCACTTCTTAGAAGAAGCAGCATGTTAGACAGTGATGAAGATTTTGTAGTGATTGAATTGAGTGGTGAACTTGGATCAGACGCACAAAATAGAAGTAACTCTATTAACAGGGAACTGTTGCAGCCCCAATCAAGAAGTCATAGTTACTCATCCAGAAAACTAGTGAAACAGCAAACAAGAAAGTATTCAATCATGGGTGATGAATGCATTAATGTAAGACAGAAAGATGCACACTTTTCAGTTGAGCCAATTAGGAGATCCTTCTCAATGGATTCTGCAGCGGACCGCCATGTTTACTTGTCAGTGCGACAGATGATACGCCATAATAGCCAGCTTAGTGAGGTGAGAAACAATGGTGAGAGCAGTAGTAGATCAATTTGcaaatcaatcttttcttttggACATAGAAGATCCAAGACTTCAGTTTTACCCTTTGAATCTTAGATTTTGATCTTGAatatgtttgtttgtttgttcatTCTTTGTTGCAAAGTTGGCCTcttacacaaataattaacatggttatatagattaaatcaattttttcccttcattagTTTATCCACTGTAACTGAATGTCACGTCCAATGAGGACAAATGCATCccactaattttttcttatcatagAGGTATTCTACTAGCGAAAAAGACACTTATAAGTGGTAGTACCTAATTGGAGCTTTGTGGTATAATTATTTGTCGAAAGAGGTTTCTACCAACCCAACGAATTTTCGATATGATTGACGAAGTAGCAGGGCACGGAAGGGATTCATCACGACAGAAGTCCACCAAGTCTCCTAGTCTTTTAACTTAAGTTAAAAGATGTTTTATTTGCTATTAGTAAAAGTGTAGGATAGAATAGATTAGAAGATAGATGAAACATAGGCAAAGGGACTTATTGAGAAAAAACATTGTAAAGCCACTATGGTATTGCTAATTTTTTTGAAGTTATTTTTCATCAGTGAAAATGATTGTGTAAATTCCAATTGATTCTTTTCCTTTGATTATTGATTGTGAGAAAATCAGAAAGAGTGGCAAAGTAATGACTAGTGAGATAAGAGTCCAATCCATGGCAAGGAACCCATTACAGCATCACAAAGTTTTTTGGTCATATCAATGGATGTTTCTGTGAAGTTATAATCACCACAGATACGAATCAGTCAAACTTGAAGAGCACAGTACATTTTTCTAGGCACAAACTGTTAAGgcatgtggagttttgatgatagacatgtgaatgaaacatgttgtgaaagCTAGTCCATTCAAGTATACAAAGAAAAGCTGCAGGCAAGGTTGTTGATAAGATGATACTGCGGATAGACAGGAGTGGATAAGCAAGAATATTTAGGAACCTTCTCAAACACTTATCACTTCAGTAAAGTGGAAGAAAAATGCAATATTCAGAAGTTGAGTTGATCTAGAAGTCCAACAGTGAGAAGAGTTCTGCAAGGATAAAGGATAAAGCAAAAGAGTCCTATTCAACCAGGGGAGGAGAAACGGCTACAACAGGGAGTGAAGTTACTTGATAgaataaaaacaagaagaaagaaGGATGAACAAAAAAGGACTCTATCACAGGAGTAATCATCAGGGTACATATATACAACAAAGCACGATCAAGTAACTTACTCAAGGCActgaaaagaaaatcaacaatcagcataatagttcacatacttgaagaagaacctggtcccttacttagcaagtcatagactgtgtagtaggtaggttctttgagttgtaatgagtcattgttctagtctcagtgatctataaactgagttaggaattgtgtcttcaagttgagaactcgaagacttgagaacacttatcttgggaagatttgtgtttttgtagagaGAGGACTTTTAATTCCTATTTAACAAGAAGTCttgtatttctattgattgttgaggcttaagtattatagtgaagttggggttaaatcctgtagaggtacaggtcatgattttttacacctttcttgagccgggtgttttccacgtaaaaacactgtgttcagtACTTACTTCTATGAACCActtttacttacttgttccacagataggaaATTAGTAGGGTTCATActttaacaagtggtatcagagcgaggtttTCTTAAATAAGGCTAatacctaagaaaagatcaatatgatgaattctgcaccttctactggtcacagtgaaggtcaatcaaCTGCTAGACCTCCATTTTTTGATGGCTCTCATTTTATCTGGTGGAAAGCAAGAATAGAAATGTTCATTCAAGGTAAAGATTATGAATTATGGGACAGGATTACGGATGGTCCCACTATTCCAATGAAGACAGTTGATGGTGAACAAGTTAAGAAAGTTAGGAGTGAATTTACTCCGGATGACTTGTTGGCTTTGAAGAAAAATGTAAAGGCCAAGAATATCTTGGTCTGTGGactaggacctgctgaatacaataGGGTATTCACGTGCACTACTGccaagcaaatttgggatgcactggtaaatgctcatgaaggcacTTCTCAAGTAAGAAAGTTCAGGATATCTCTCCTTTTCACTGAGTATAAGgcattcaaaatgaaggaaaatgaaaccTTGCACGAAATAATGACTAGGCTTACCACTTTAACAAATGAGCTGAATTTCTTAGGAAAAGTCATCTCGgaggaagaacaagttgaaaaggtactgagggtattaccaaaatcaaaatggaatgtcAAGGTGACTGCAATCAGAGAGGCGAATCAGGATCTTGAAGGTATGACTCTGGACGAACTAGTAGggaacttaaggacttatgaaatATAAGTTGATGGAGTCAAAGAACGAGTAGCATCTGAGAAAATCTTAGCATTGAAGGTTTCTGAGAGTGATGataaatttgaacttgataaggagcaagttgccttcataactaagaacttcagcaaattcttcaagaagaagaagggaacaggtactaagaaatatttcaatgacaatccaaatgggtGCTACAAATGTGGCAAAACTGATCATCAGATTAGGGACTGTCCAGTCTGGAAAATTGAATGGAAAAAAGAAAGGGCTGAAAAGAAACTGaaggcaaaaataaaagaggagcatgcaatgatagcagcctggggatctgattcagataaaaataaagttgatgaaattgcATTCATGGCTCTTAGGGATTCAGATCTAGATGAAAAAGATGAGGactctgaggtaagtatactcgaactcaaagaaaaactgaaATTGTTCTCTAAGTCAAAACTTATTTCTTTGCTGAatgcattgattgatgattttcaagagttaacctctgatagggatgaattgttcaaTAGTCTAGCAGGTctaaaatttgatctcattgatttaaGGGCTTGCTCAGATACAGTTGACAAGGAAAGTTGCATACTCAAGAAACAGGTTGCAGAACTTAAGATTTCAAACAATAATCTCAGGTCTGAAGTTCTCAAATTAACTCTCACTGAAAATGGAAAGAAAACCATGAGAAAAAAACAAGAAACTATTGAACTTGAGCTTGTTAATGAATGAGTTAAATCAGGAAATATCTAAGCTTAAATTGGATCTTGAAAGGGCTAACAGGTGGATGAACTCCTCTAGAATTGTTCACAAATTAAGTGAGAAAAACTTCAATGAAAAGGCAGGTTTGGGATTCTACAAAAGTTTTGATGATCCAAAAGATTTATGTTTCTttgtggaaaccttggacatcccACACTGAATGTCCAGTAGCTGAAAAAAGTAGATTAGCCAGTCAAAACCTGGCTAACAGATCTTCTCAGACCAAAAGGAACAAAACCAGTTttggtcagagaaacaggttgCACTACATGTTGCCAGCATGGACtaagaaaaatttaattcatcctttcactcataaatcaggacccaagcttgtctgcgTTCCTAAGGCTaacctttaaatttttttgtaggAGAAGGTGAAAGGAAACAAAAGGCACTGGTATTTAGacagtgcttgctcaagacacatgactggtgataagaaaaagttcctttcactaTCCAAAATAAATGGATGAGGAGTCTTTTTTGGTAATGGAAAAAAAGAAATCATAACTGGAATTGGAAAGATCGGCTCATCTGAGTCAAAAGCATTGGAggatgtctatcttgtagaaggattAAAGCATAATCTGATGACCATCTCTCAGCTGTGTGATACGGGTAATAAAGTTACTTTTGCTGCTGTAGGAGTCAAGGTCAAAAAGATGGATACTAAACAGGTTGTGCTCATTGCAAGgagatacaaaaatatatacaaagcTGACATCATGGCATTACCAGGACCAGAGCTGACTTTTCTAAGTGctatagaaaatgatcccctTCTTTGGCACAGAAACTTGGTTATGCAAATCTAAAACAACTCAACATACTTTCAtccaaagacatggtattggAATTATCCAAGACCAAGTTTAAGGAAGACAAGCTATGTAGTGCATGTGTAAGAGGGAAGCATGCAAGATCCTCTTTTAAGTTAAAGAACCATGTTAGTACtaccaagtgccttgacctggTTCATATAGACTTATGTGGACCCATGAGACTTCAAAttagaggtggaaaaaggtatgtgtttgtaattgttgatgactattccagGTTTACTTGGactttgtttctagcctctaaagaagatgcctttgatgtatttgaaatcttcattaaaaatattgaaaagaaacTAGGTACTTCTTTAGTTTCCATAAGGTCTGACCATGGTtcagaatttgagaatgtaaaaTTCTTGAAACACTATTcagcaaatggtatagatcacaacttctcagctcctagaacaccacaaccAAATGGAGTGGTAGAAAGGAAGAACAGAACCTtagaagatatggctagaacaatgatacTTGCAGCAAATGTTGCTAAAAAACTTTGGGTtgaggcaataagtactgcaGCATATATCATGAATACATACATGATCATGCCTTTGTTAgaaaagactccctatgaattactaaaaggaagaaagcctAACATCTCTCACCTTAGAATATTTGGATGTAaatgtttcatacataataatggaaaggataatttgggaaaatttgatgctaaaagtgatgagggaatcgtCTTAGGATACTCACTTTATAGTAACGCTTATAGGGTTTTAAATAACAAAactaactgtgttgaagaaagcatgcatgtaaTCTTTAATGAATCGTATAttaagactaacctgcaggaaAGAAGTGACACAGAGGAACAGGTTATACAACCCAGTGCATCAACTGGTGCTACCAAACATGGAGATATTTTGATAGGGAGAACTGAAGCTAAGGGCATAGTGATAGGGGGAACTGAGTATACCCCAGCTCAGAACATCAACAATGATCCTGGTAGCTCACCAAGCCTGATTCCAAAAGGATATAAGTATCAAGGATCATatcctattgagaatgttcttATTGATCTCACATCTGGGATCACCACAAGGTCTGGATTGAGAACTAGGTGTGCCTTCAAGGTATTCTTGTCAGAGATTGAGCCAAAGAAGATAACTGAAGCACTAATTAATACTGATTAGATCATAGCCATGCATAAAGAGTTGAATCcgtttgagagaagcaaagtatggCACTTAGTTCCTCTCCTTAAAGACAGATCAGTAATTGGGACTAAATGGGTTCATAGAAATAAATTCGATGAGCATGGAATAGTTACAAGAAATAAGGCAAGATTATTGGttcaaggatacaatcaagaaggaggaattgactttgatgagacttttgctcctgtagcAAGACTTGAAGCTATAAGATTACTTTTTGTTTTTGCTTTATACATGGAGTTTATCCTTtatcagatggatgtgaagagcgTCTTTCTAAATGGCATTCTCAAGGAGGAGGTGTATGTTAAACAACCACCAGGATTtgaaagcaaggagtttccaGATCATGTGTACAAATTGGAAAAAGCcttgtatggattaaaacaagctccaaaagcttggtatgagagactatCAAAGTTTCTATTGGAACATGGACAtaccagaggtaaaattgataatACCCTCCTTTTGAAAACTAATGGGAAGTACTTGTTAGTTGTGCAGGTGTATgtggatgattttatttttggctcAGCAAATATGAGTATGACTCATGAGCTTGCCAAACTTATGagttatgaatttgagatgagcatgatgggagaACTGAATTACTTTTTGGGTTTGCAAATAAAGTAGTCAGCTTCAGGGATAATAATTCACCAACAGAAGTATGTCAAAGAGCTTCTAAAGAGATTCTCCATGGAAAAGGTAAAAGTGATAAATACTCCTATTGCAACTGCCACAAAGTTGGAGTTAGATAAAACAAGTTCAGATGTAGAGCAAAAGATGTGTAGAGGTATGATTGGGTCATTATTGTACCTCACAGCAAGCAGGCCTGACATTGTGTTCAGTGTAGGTCTATGTGCCAGGTTTTAAGCAAAACCCAAGGAATCacatctaaaatttgtgaaaAGAATCTTCAGATACTTAAAGGGAACCAGTGATCCTTGCTTATGGTAtcccaaaggtagtaactttaatCTGATAGGTTACTCAGATGCTAATTATGCAGGATATCTGGTGGCCAGGAAAAGCACTATAGGAATGGcacactttcttggatcatgtttaatttcctggtccactaagaagcaaaattAAGTTGCTCTGTCTACtcctgaagctgaatatgttgctGCAGGATTCTATTATGCACAATTGCTATGGATTGAGCAATAACTCATGGACTTTGGTATAGATGTTGGTtgtgttcctattttttgtgataatacaagtgcTATTAACATAT encodes the following:
- the LOC107866353 gene encoding RING-H2 finger protein ATL16, encoding MVNILKPIKHVILFTVLMDAAAQKHMSIHESQILFSFKNQQRNISVTQISPMGAVSEGGFPIIGVAMLGIMAIGFLLVSYYIFVTKCCINWQQFDPLRRFFNTWTRQYEDPLMAYSPSRESRGLDELVIREIPTFQYNRNRVGERSFRRCVVCLNEFKEDEMLRLLPKCSHAFHLDCIDIWLQNNASCPLCRTSILGNTNKHPLDVIVAPNSSPQDPHIPLLRRSSMLDSDEDFVVIELSGELGSDAQNRSNSINRELLQPQSRSHSYSSRKLVKQQTRKYSIMGDECINVRQKDAHFSVEPIRRSFSMDSAADRHVYLSVRQMIRHNSQLSEVRNNGESSSRSICKSIFSFGHRRSKTSVLPFES